One genomic window of Candidatus Baltobacteraceae bacterium includes the following:
- a CDS encoding DUF5996 family protein gives MERWPELRYDDWKDTQQTLQMWTQIVGKIRLRQEPLINHWWNVALYVTQRGLTTSPMPYRDGRTFAIDFDFIDHVLRITDCDANARELALEPMSVAAFYGKIMHELAVMNFPVRINTKPNEVVEAIAFEADETHASYDRRYVERFWRALVQIDRLCKKFRAGFLGKASPVHFFWGSFDLAVSLFSGRPAPPHPGGFPNLPDRVTREAYSHEEQSFGFWPGGNGAEAAFYAYAYPEPAGYAQATVRPEAAGWNAQMREFLLPYESVRTSADPDDAVLSFFTSAYDAGAGSARWEGGLRR, from the coding sequence ATGGAGCGTTGGCCCGAACTTCGCTACGACGATTGGAAAGATACGCAGCAAACGCTGCAGATGTGGACGCAGATCGTCGGAAAGATCCGGCTGCGTCAGGAGCCGCTGATCAATCATTGGTGGAACGTCGCGCTGTACGTCACGCAGCGCGGACTGACGACCTCGCCAATGCCGTATCGCGATGGCCGGACGTTTGCAATCGACTTCGATTTCATCGACCACGTGCTGCGGATTACCGACTGCGATGCGAACGCCCGCGAGCTCGCGCTCGAGCCGATGAGCGTCGCGGCGTTCTACGGTAAAATCATGCACGAGTTGGCCGTAATGAACTTTCCGGTGCGGATCAATACGAAGCCAAACGAGGTCGTCGAGGCGATTGCGTTCGAGGCCGACGAGACGCACGCGTCGTACGATCGCCGATACGTCGAGCGCTTCTGGCGCGCACTCGTGCAGATCGATCGGCTTTGCAAAAAATTTCGGGCCGGCTTTCTCGGTAAAGCCAGCCCCGTGCACTTCTTCTGGGGCAGCTTCGATTTGGCCGTGTCGCTGTTCTCGGGACGCCCAGCGCCCCCGCATCCCGGCGGCTTTCCTAACCTGCCCGATCGCGTGACGCGCGAAGCGTATTCGCATGAGGAACAGAGTTTTGGCTTCTGGCCCGGCGGTAACGGTGCGGAGGCTGCCTTTTACGCATACGCGTATCCGGAGCCGGCCGGCTACGCGCAAGCGACGGTACGCCCCGAAGCCGCGGGTTGGAACGCGCAGATGCGCGAGTTCCTGTTGCCCTACGAAAGCGTACGTACGTCGGCCGATCCCGACGATGCAGTGCTTTCGTTTTTTACCTCCGCCTACGATGCAGGTGCCGGGTCGGCACGCTGGGAGGGCGGCCTGCGACGATGA
- a CDS encoding secondary thiamine-phosphate synthase enzyme YjbQ: MSDLISHTEYQTIQTPARYEIRDITEMVERARANAGLWDGFVLVSTMHITSSIFVNDHESGLWQDIMTWLEELAPQKPQYRHHLTGEDNADAHLKRMLLGHQVIVPVTKGKLDLGPWERVHYGEFDGCRPKRVLLKALGIAEEGRSTRS, translated from the coding sequence ATGAGCGATCTGATTTCGCATACCGAGTACCAGACGATCCAAACACCGGCGCGTTACGAGATTCGCGACATCACCGAAATGGTCGAACGCGCGCGGGCAAACGCCGGGCTATGGGACGGGTTCGTGCTCGTGAGCACGATGCACATCACGTCGAGCATCTTCGTCAACGATCACGAATCGGGTCTTTGGCAGGACATCATGACGTGGCTCGAAGAGCTCGCGCCGCAAAAGCCGCAGTACCGGCATCACCTCACCGGTGAAGACAACGCCGACGCACACCTCAAGCGCATGCTGCTCGGTCATCAGGTGATCGTGCCCGTCACGAAAGGAAAGCTCGATCTCGGTCCGTGGGAACGCGTGCACTACGGCGAGTTCGACGGTTGCCGTCCCAAGCGGGTTCTGCTCAAAGCGCTAGGGATAGCGGAAGAAGGTCGAAGCACACGCTCGTGA
- a CDS encoding PQQ-binding-like beta-propeller repeat protein codes for MRLAGRFALALLVAAATATTARAEDWPLFGHDSARTGVDAGGTAITASNVRRLRMRWQVSLGTTADSTPIFLERVPIHGRVRPMLFQTDKSGVTYGIDALTGLIRWRFRTHGPNITTSTPAADPTGLAVYVPGVDAMLHKLDAATGRELGAPGFPARITRMPQTEKDASALNLANGRLYATTSGYYGDAPPYIGHVVSVRLSDGGTHVFNSLCSDTTGLPGPNTCPASDSGIWGRGGAVVDPDPSMHGAVYAATGNGEFDVRDGGSDYGDSVIAVSADATQLFGHYTPSDYAQLDSGDVDVGSTSPVVLPRQPGSRTPLMLAQGGKDAILRLVNRDPLPGIAHELQQISLPQGLFSTPAVWTEGNRTWLFVGLSQAVDAYVLVTNANGESRLRGVWHSPAGSTGGEGTSPVVSNGVVFAAFDNQIVALSAHTGRTLWSSARRSALRSIGPVHWESPIVVDGAVFCSDENGHLTAYALR; via the coding sequence GTGAGACTCGCAGGCCGCTTCGCCCTCGCGCTGCTCGTTGCGGCCGCAACGGCAACCACCGCTCGTGCCGAGGATTGGCCGCTGTTCGGGCACGATTCGGCGCGCACCGGCGTCGATGCCGGCGGTACGGCGATTACCGCGTCCAACGTTCGCCGCTTGCGTATGCGCTGGCAGGTTTCGCTCGGTACCACCGCCGATTCGACGCCGATCTTTCTCGAGCGCGTCCCGATTCACGGCCGAGTTCGCCCGATGCTCTTTCAGACCGACAAGAGCGGCGTGACGTACGGCATCGACGCGTTGACGGGGCTCATTCGCTGGCGGTTTCGCACGCACGGTCCGAACATCACGACGTCGACGCCGGCAGCGGATCCCACGGGTTTGGCCGTGTACGTTCCGGGTGTCGACGCAATGCTGCACAAGCTCGACGCCGCGACGGGTCGCGAGTTGGGAGCGCCCGGTTTCCCGGCGCGCATCACGCGCATGCCGCAAACCGAAAAAGACGCGTCGGCGCTCAATCTCGCCAACGGACGTCTCTATGCAACGACGTCGGGCTATTACGGCGACGCGCCGCCGTACATCGGTCACGTCGTCAGCGTTCGTTTGAGCGACGGAGGGACGCACGTATTCAACTCGCTCTGCAGCGATACGACCGGGTTGCCCGGACCGAACACGTGCCCGGCAAGCGACTCGGGCATTTGGGGACGCGGCGGCGCCGTCGTCGATCCGGATCCGTCGATGCACGGCGCGGTCTACGCAGCGACCGGTAACGGTGAGTTCGACGTCCGTGACGGCGGCAGCGACTACGGCGACTCGGTGATCGCCGTCAGCGCGGACGCAACGCAGTTATTCGGTCACTATACGCCCAGCGACTACGCGCAGCTCGATAGCGGCGACGTCGACGTGGGCAGCACGTCGCCGGTGGTATTGCCGCGCCAGCCGGGAAGCCGAACGCCGCTGATGCTCGCGCAGGGCGGTAAAGATGCGATTTTGCGCCTGGTTAACCGCGATCCGCTGCCGGGCATCGCGCACGAGCTGCAGCAAATTTCGCTCCCGCAAGGGCTCTTTTCGACGCCCGCCGTGTGGACCGAAGGCAATCGCACGTGGCTCTTCGTCGGGCTTTCGCAGGCGGTCGATGCGTACGTTCTCGTCACCAACGCCAACGGGGAGAGCCGCTTGCGCGGCGTTTGGCATTCGCCGGCAGGCAGCACCGGCGGCGAGGGCACGTCGCCCGTGGTGAGCAACGGCGTTGTGTTCGCCGCGTTCGACAACCAAATCGTGGCGCTGAGCGCCCATACCGGCAGAACGCTCTGGTCGAGCGCTCGGCGCAGTGCGTTGCGCTCGATCGGCCCAGTGCATTGG